The Arachis duranensis cultivar V14167 chromosome 9, aradu.V14167.gnm2.J7QH, whole genome shotgun sequence genomic sequence tTCGTCTCCTTAATCTTGGTGAAAATCAACTTTTTGGAGTCATATCAAGTTTGGTGGGGCAGAGTGTAGTTGGTCTCCAACTAAGATCCAACTAATTTAGTGGTAATATCTCCACTACAATATGTCAGATTCATTCTCTTATGATATTAGATCTTTCAAATAACAGATTATCAGAGTCAATACCAACTTGTTGTCGCAACATGATAGGCATGATTTCTAAGAATGAATCATTTGAGTCATTCCACATTTCCATTCATATGATCAATGTCACATTTGAGTTCGATATCAATCTTATGTTGCTTATTAAAGGCAATAAGTTAAACTATACACACTCAATGCGTGCTATTGACCTTTCAAGTAATAATCTATCTGGATTAGTATCATTAGAGTTATTTATGTTTATTGGATTGCAGTCTTTAAATCTATCTCACAATCAATTCATGGGAGTGATTTTGCAAGATATTGGCAACTTGGCACAGTTGGAATCTCTTGATCTCTCAAATAACTTATTTTCAGGACAAATTCCTCAGTCTATGTTTGGTTTGTCTTTTCTTGAAGACTTAAATCTCTCATGCAACAACTTTGAAGTAAAAATTCCATCTGGAACTCAACTTCAAGGTTTCTCAAACCTTAGCTACATGGGAAATCCAAAACTTTATGGACCTCCACTCACAAAGATTTGTCCACAAGATGAAAAATTAccaaatgaaaaacaaataagagaagatgaagataaCTCTGAAGTTTATTCATGGTTCTGTATGGGTCTAGGAATTGGATTCACCACAAGTTTTTGGGCAATATTAGGTGCAGTTTTCTTCAATAGAAGATTGAGACATGCTTATTTCAGATTTTTAAGCCAATTCTATGATATGgtatttcaaaaattcaacttttttttcCTAAAGTATCATCAAAAGCACTCATGGTGGTAACTTGTAAGTAAAGTAACAAATTCCAttcatctttttaaatttagcaGGATgcttttctatatatattttcttgtgTGCTTTGCACTCTACACCACATCCGGCAGATAGCAGCGGTTATGGATAAGATTAGCAGCGGTTTTTAACTGCTGCCAAACGGATAGCAGCGGTTGATAAATCCGCTGAAAGATAGTGTGCGGCTAAACCTTTAGCAGCGGTTATTAGTAACCGCTGGAACAACCGCTGTTAAATGGTATTTTGTAGCAGAATTATTTTGCAGCGGTTTCATCCGCTACTAAATTGACTAAATATGATTTAAGGGAGAGACAATCGCTGCAAAATGCCATACGTTTACTAACCCTGTTATCAATATAGCAGCGGATTTAAAACCGCTGCCAAATGTCGAATaacactttttttaaaaaaaaaccataatttataataaaatatgacaactctcttattttttatatgttcaTCCACCCAACTGcgttaatttattaaaataaccaACAGCCAATCCAAAAACAACATACAaaacaaaatctaactaaataAATGCAAAGGTGAATCATTATAACGATAATTTGCATCCACTGAGTCCATTACTGTAAACTACAAATAAagtcaacaaaataaaaaactacaAATAAATATCTCAAAAGTCATTACGAAAGACCAATAATAAAAGAGTCTTCCGATTCCAACACTGATAAGTCAAATCAAGAGTGTCCACACATCATCTTGCATGGGATGAGGTTGGTGCACTTCTCAAATAATCCAAACCCGCAGCTATTTCAGGTGGCAAATTACCTCCTTGTTGCTGGATTACGTATGTCAACAAATCTCCCATTGTCTGTATTTTTGCCTTCCCTTCAGCTGCCTCTGTCTCCATTCTCTGTCTCTTTGcctctgctgctgctgctgctgcccTGAGTTCTGCTGCCTCCGCCTTGAGTTCTGCTGCCTCTGCCTTGAGTTTCACAATCTCCATCTGATACTCCTCAATCTGTACACCGTAGTCCGACTGCTCTGGAATGTTACGAAAACACCGACTCGGACATGTACCAATACCGAGTCCACGAACTCTTCCTGGGTGCTCCTTTCCAAGCACTTGTGCAAGGGAATCATTCTGTGAAAATTCCTTGCTAGAGGGGTCTTGGCTCTCAATAAGTTCAATTGCTTCCTGCAAACATATGAGGTCCAAATTTACACTAATCTAAATTCAGTGATAGTAATTTCAaaggaaaatttgaaaaagtaatGAACATAATTTACCCCAACCAAACGCGCTTCTTCATTCATATAATTTCCATTCTTTTTTTAATGACTCATGGTCCATCCCTCTCCTCTCCCAATAGGTCTTCCCTGTCGTTGCTCCTATAACCATCATCAACACACATTTTTATTAAAGACAACACTGTATTACCAGACACACGTCAATATTCTTAAACTGAAGTTAAATTATTTACTTCTTCGTGTCTCTTTCTTGCCATCGTTTTAGAACCTCCGGTGTGTGTGTATTGTTGCTTTGAACGATTAACGGCATTTTTTCTACACTTATCCTGCACACAAAACAAAACAGATATAAATTACTACACTGttaatgattttataaatcaaCCTTGAGCGTACAACTTAAGAAAAAACAATAATGATTAGGTGATGAACTTTTGGGTAGTAGTTTTTCCACTATCACAATAAATTCAGCATATTTAGTAGTAgttcattaaaatttaaaatcgaATACATTGAAATTTCAACTACATATTTGTTACCTTCGTGTCATCGTCCAATCGATATTGAAGAAACTTTTTCCAGTGATTTGCCTCTATTCCTGGTGGCTTACGCTTGATATTTTGCTCAAAAGTTAGTTCTTCGTCATAAACCTTATGGAACAAATGATTTCTTGAATTCCTCCAGCAGTTTCCTATTCTTTGTAAAATTCCCCGCTTTATCCACCCTCTTTTATCGTCCTCATAGTGGAAGACTCGCTACAAGTTGTTCAAATCAAAAGACAACATATAATAATTAACCACCTCAAAAAGACTTATGTATTATCAAAAGACATACTTTATGAAAACAACAATTCTCGACAACAAAATTCACAGAATTCAACGGCAAAAAACCCAACATACactatccttctctaatttaCCAgactaaaacaaataaaatagaaaatcaattGTGTATCCACCTACTAACGGAGAGTTGCTGTACAAAAAATAAACAGCATCCCCATTGAAAGGAAACAATGAAATAATCTctcaagaaaaatttaaaaccacaTAAACATTACCTTAACCTGGTCATACGCATGCTCCTTGGAAGCCTTGCTCATTGTCTTCCAACTCTTTGCACAAATTGGTAATTGTTGAAAATCAGATCCCAATGTCCCCAAGAAACCACTCAACAAGCCCGCTGCCTGACCAACTTGTTGCAACTCTCTGTTATGGTGTAGAACGATCTTCTTTCTAGGATGAAGTGCTAATGCCTCCCTAACAGTCAGCTCCATAGAAGAGATCATACCATTTTCTAACAGCAATGAACAAACTTCAAATGTTAGTTTACTAAGAGAATATAATGCACGGAGAAGAATCATTACATTTACAAAGAAGCAAGCATCAGAATAATACCTATGACATCAACAACCCAATAATCAGTGTCCTTTTTTTGCGGTTTACATTGCCTTGATGTTCAACTTCATGTGCAGCAAACATGTTATCTAGATGGTCATCGAATGAATCGATCTCATCCGCCTCCGGGTTATAGTCTTCATCTTCTGAATGGTCATCCACACCTTCATGTGAATCCGGTGGATGCTTTCTATTTGTCGCAGGAGCTCGAGCGTCCCCAACGTCACTTGACGAAGCCATCCGTGTTTCATTGCGAGGTGGTCGAAAGGGTACAGCGTTAACACGGGATTGTCGAGCACCATTGCCGGAACGCGGTGGTGGAGGGGCTCTTGCACGTTGTTGTGCACTTGAAGTTTCTTCCCCCGTATCATGCGTTCCATCCGTTTGCTAAAAACAAAGTAGTTAGAACATCAATTTATTTCATTCGATTTTCCTACAAATTCTATTGAAGAAGTGTATACACTAAAAGGCAAATGAACATTCTAAAAAACTGGTGCATTAAATTACTCACTGGACTAGCGTGGGTTTGACTATTAGGGCCAGCTACAAATCCGGTTGCATCACTAACGGTGTATCGAGCTTTCCTTGGCATTTGATTATTCCTTAATACAACAAAAGGTCATTAGAGAACCAGCAATATAACGACAATGGAAAACCAAATAGTGCACAATGACTATACCAATTATATCAATCAAGTTTCAAACAACATTTAAGACATTATATAGCAATTTTGTTgctgaataataataaataaatgaaattaaataatcattACAATTCTGTTATCAACTTTCAAAGGTGCTAATAAAGTACACAAACTCCGTGGTATTCCAAGATGAAAGAAGAAGTTTGAGAAGTTGGGCCCAAGTGTGTTCGCtccaaaatcaaataattaaccaaattaatAAAACTTAGTAAAATTAAACAGGAAAATGGACCAAAATCTGGAAGAATATAACTAGAACAGGGCAAAAAGAAAAGGGACGGGGGTGCCTACAGCGGTGGTGGATGGTGGACACTGATACAGGCAGCAGGCACTGGTGTGCTGGAACTGTGTCGGACCTCCGTGGAAAGAAGAGAATCAAGGGCTCCTGCTTGTAGTGCTTGTGCTATGACTGCTTGGATTGCTCATGCTCGAACTCCGTGATAAGaagattaaataatttttgaaggcACACTTTGgagaataaaaaatgataacaaCGTGACCCAGTGCTTATCTTTGTTGTATCGAACTAAATATTGCAGTAACAACAGAAAAATATTACGAAAAAGAGCTAATGCAAAAGACGAAAATCTGTTACATATAGGAGAAATCATCATCAAACTATTCATAAATTGCAGAAAgatataaacaataaaatttaatcacATAAGAGTGAAAAAGGAACAATGATGGACAAATTTATTCACCTTAAGTGACTGGGCAgaaattattcaaattcaaatcacgGTTTCAGAAGCACTTCAACCCTTTGGTTAAATTTAAGAGCCTTCTTCTCAATGATTAGAAGGACATGATTATTGTGCAGAGGAATAGAAGAAGAGTTCGTGTAAACTCTATCTGAAATAAGAAGTATAAACTGGTGTGGGGTGAAAGAGGCGCATAGTAGGTTATGAAGAGGGAAGACACTGCTATAATATTGGGTAGTTTTTGAAATCCTAACAACTTCATCTCAATCAGATTCATATGCTTTTACCTAACTagcaatttttaatttcaaattttgctAAAACGTTGGGTGGTTTTTTTGAAATCCTAACAACTTCATCTCAAtcagatttttaggattttactTAACTAGCTTATTTGATTTCAAGTTTTGCTAAAACGTTGGGTGATTTTTTGAAATCCTAACAACTTCATCTCAATCAGATTTATAGGCTTTTACTTAACTAgcttatttgaattcaaatttaaatttgtttgttaTCTGAGTTGACTAGCCCGTTTCTCCTACTACTTAGTTTAacctttttgtttaattattaatttagccttctatttaattatttgtaaCTGAAAAAAAGGCTTCTGTTCAAAAAATAGACTGTAAATCCGGAGCATATAGGCAAATTCGTTTTTTCTATTACTTATCTTCAAAACAGACTTGAtaatatcttatattttaaatgaGTTTGGTCGACTATATAATAACAGATTTCACTTAAGTACAATTGTAAACTCATTATCTCCACTCTActtctttctaaatttttggtGCCAACAACAGTCGTCTGTGGGTTTCTTCAATTTCCAACTACACGTTCATCCAGGTACCACCGTTTTCATTTTTAAACACTACTCTCCCTTCCAGTTGTTAATATCAAGGTTTCGTTGTACTTAATTTTTCAAGTAATGCAAAATCTCAGTACTAGcgttatttaactaatttttttcattcttatgACAATATTGTTTGTGTTATCCTATTAGCTCCGGTTTCGTCTTTAAGAGTAATTGCTATGCTCCAAACTAGATCTTTAAACTCTATCCCCCGTAAATCGTTAGTTTGATAAGTGCTTCTCCTAATTTTCTAAATAGGTTTCTAAAATCTCCCCTACACATTAAGAAAACTCCAAACGTATCTAAATTCATGGCATCGTGTCAGTTTTTATCGCCAAAAAGTTTTAACATGGAAAGCTTTATTGCAGTAATGCTACTCAGTGTGTAGGTCCTCATAGAGCTAATCAGTACAAACATTCATCTAAAAAGAAATATAACACAGCAACAACACAACAAAGAATCAAAAGAACATTTAAAACACAGCAACAACACAACACCTATAggaatatttataaaaaaaacaacaaacaatgaAATATCTAACAATCAGCATTCTCGGGTGCTCTAAATTGATCGTGTATGATTAAATTGCCAAAGGGTAAGTTTCACAATAACAGCTTGGGTAAGCTAAGTTTTAACTCTATATTTTacaattttcaataaaatatacACTTATAATGATTTATGAACAAATATTTTAACTCTGTATATTAACAAGTAAATCATTACAAGCATACAAAGTTTACATTTTCCATTGGATCTAATCCTTGGCAGTGATTTATGAACGAGAAAAATAGTAAGTGAATAAAtgtttttttaacaaaatctaatcaaatcttcacagtgttatttttttaataacagaaaaaaaattagcataaattttttatgaaactaacacaaatttttggaacaaacaaaaaacacagTCTTTTGAAAATAAACACAATTATGTATAACAGCAAATAAGCCAcaaggaaaatgaaaaaaaaaacttaaacttTATGAACAATTCCATGTGAAAAAATTAGTACGTccaaaactaattaaaatcaaTACTGTGCTTAAAAAAGTATAGTGAGCAATGAATTAGCTACTATTAGGATTAGGGAACATGAAAACATGCTGTAAATCACCCTTCAGCAACCAAATATTAGATTGCAAATTTATTATTCATCCTCCCACATTGTGAGCTCTATCTTTCCATTCCTATCCTATCTATTATCTATATCTATGTTAATGCCCCATCATCACATGCATAACTTCCATTATGTGAAggaccaaaacaaaataaagcatCACAtaacttgtcacctctcaccCTCATCTTTGTCAAAAactctgagttttgggtgtctggtttttaatttttatttataaatttttgggAAAAGATATACacgaaaaaaaacaaaagatcttatttttattacttctttacaaaattttaaaagtaaaaaaaaaaactaaaaatagaatCATGTTGAACCAAAAATACCCTTGTGTTATTTTTACTTCAATTCCACCTGATTAGGCCACTTGCCATGTGAACAGCAAACCTAAACTAGAAACGCCAATCACATTCATGAATCTGATGCCATAATCCAAATAGCCAAACAACAATATTAATTCACCCTATATAGTACCCCATCCTCAGATCTTTTCACAATTGTCTATTCTCTCACACTATTCTAGCACCTCATCTATATCCCTCTCTGTATGTACTTGTGGACGCTGTTTTTGTAACTATCACACATTCAAAAAGCACGAGTTATATGATTCCTTTTCTCTATCCCAAATTATCTGTTACacttttacttaaaaaaatgaaGACATGAAATTCCTTCTCAAATTCAAGTTAAAACAAATATATTCACATTTGATTAatcatataaaaaacaaaataaaaaaattaaaaaaattaaaaaaacaagaaCAGAAGAAACGAAGTCTGAAGAACACAAGGCCAGAACCAAAAGTGAATATTTGAAGACACTGCTAGAAAGTAACAACCCAGAACTTACCCGCGACGTGATTGAGCAGCGACGGTCAGTAAGCAGCGACGGTCAGTAAGCAGCGACGGTGAGTGAGCAGCTACGGTCAGCGACGGTGAGTGAGCATCGAAGGTGAGTGAGCAGCGACGGTGAGTGCCCGCGTGCCTGCGACGGTGACTGGCCCACGACAATGAGATACAGTGAGGAAGAGAAGAGTGGCGGCGGCTGGGGGAGCTGACAATGGTTAGTGGGGCGTTGCCTCAGGGCTAATGTTGGCGGCGGCTGTTCTCCCCTAGGTTAAGCAAACTAGGGATTTAGTTTACTATGTGAGAGTGATGAGACATATGGGTGAGAGGGTCCGGTGTGgggtttctatttttttttagagaACCGGTTTTTTGATAAACCTAACCGGTTCAAATGGTTCACCTGATTATCTTATATTATTAGTGTATAATATactcattttaaatttatttttgtgatAACACTGTTTGGAAAAATTTTGCTgaatttcataaattttttggaaattattttatatttactaacTATTTTGCCTCTTCTTGATATACATTCCAGACTATTTTTTTTGGTATCATTGACCTATAAACATAAGGTGCGTAATTATTTATGTGTTCACAATGCCACCTGGAGGTGAGGAGACCACAACCGGGGATCCTGTAGAAGACGATGATCTGGAGTTGCCGTACTTGTACGATGGTCGAAGTCGTGAGGCACAGGATTTTCACGATCTTCTTGCTGATGGAGCGGAGGAATTATACCCCGGCTGCTTGAAATACTCAAAGTTGTCTTTTCTGGTGAAACTTTATCACATTAAGTGTATGTGCGGGGTGAGTGACAAGGCTATGGCGATGATCTTGGACTTATTGCGGGATGCATTCGAGCAAGCCAAACTCCCATCAACTTTCTATGAAGCGAAGAAAACTATACGAAAGTTGGGGATTGAATATAAAAAGGTTGATGCATGCCCGAACGATTGCATGTTGTATCGGGGTGATGATGAAGACGCGACCAAATGCAAGCAGTGTGGGACTTCACGATGGAAGCAAAAAATACGAAAGGGTTCCGTTACGAAACTCAAAATACCAGTCAGGAAGAACGGAAAGCCTCTCCCAGCAAAAACTCTCCGTTACTTTCCACTTATACCACGACTGCAACGGTTATTCATGTGTAGCAAGACTTCAACTGACATGGTATGGCATAAAGAGTCTGACAATAATGATGGGTACTTGAGGCATCCAAGGGACGCTGAAGCATGGAAAGAATTTGATGCAAAGTATCAATGTTTTTCCAACGATCCGCGAAATGTTCGTTTAGCTTTAGCTAGTGACGGATTTAATCCTTTTGGCAATATGAGTACGAAGTATTCCATTTGGCCAGTGATCCTTATTCCGTACAATCTTCCTCCTTGGCTTTGCATGAAACAAACATCTTTTATCCTATCTATGATTATTCCTGGTCCTAAAATGCCGGGTAATGACATAGATGTATATTTGGAGCCCTTGGTGGATGAGTTGAAGCAATTGTGGGATGGTGTTAAAACTTATGATGCTAATAAAAGGACCACTTTCAATATGCGTGCGGCGCTAATGTGGACTATTAGTGATTTTCCGGGGTTGGAAAATTTATCGGGATGGAACACGTACAGTGGGTTAGCATGTCCGAACTGTAATGTGGACGCTAAGCCTCAGCGGCTAACATTCAGTCGAAAATGGTGTTACATGGGACATCGCCGCTTCTTGCCTCAGAGCCATAAGTATAGACTAGACCGTAGTCGATTTGACGGACAAGCTGAAAGCAGGAATCCACCGAAGAAGTATTCTGGAATAGATATCTTACAACAGCAGTGTAACATGCAAGTAACGTTTGGGAAGAACTCAACTCTGACAGCCAAAAGAAGACGCATTAGTGAAGATGCAGATCAAGATGACTCGTACTAGAAAAAGAGGAGTGTGTTCTTTGAACTCCCGTACTGGAAGGATCACATGTTGCGTCATAACCTTGACGTGATGCATATAGAGAAAAACATTTGTGACAATGTGGTCTTCACTATTTTAAACGATAGCGTCAAATCAAAAGATAATCTTAAAGCTCGCAAAGATTTACAAAGCATGGGTATAAGGCCTGAACTGTGGCCGGACGAAGGTGGTAAATATCCTTCAGCAATCTTCACAATGTCAAATCCACAGAAGGATGTATTTCTGAAGACTCTACAGAACGTGATCTTTCCAGATGGTTACTCGAGCAATATTGCTCGTTGTGTTGACATCCGGCAGCGCAAGTTGTATGGGTTGAAGAGTCATGACTGCCACATTCTAATAGAACAATTACTTCCAATTTTGGTGAAGAATGCATTGCCAAGTCCAGTATCGAATGTGATTGCGAATCTGTCCTCATTTTTCCGAGAACTCTGTGGAAAAGCTATAAATCCTATGCAGCTTGGTGCCCTTCAGAATCATGTTGTGCAAACTCTGTGTCAGATGGAAATGATAtttcctccatccttcttcactgTCATGGTTCACCTTACGGTGCACCTTGTTGATGAACTAAAACTTGGTGGCCCGGTACAGTATCGGTGGATGTATCCAATAGAAAGGTTAGCGTGCTAATCAACTCATTTAAGAATcttttttccaattttcttACGTATCTACTAAACGTTATGTCGTATTCATGTAAAAGGTACTTGGGACGATTGAAGCAATACGTGCGTAACAGGGCACAAACTGAAGGCTCAATTGCGGAGGGCTATTTATCCGAGGAGATTTTGACATTCTGCTCCAGATATTTGGATAATACTGAGACTAGAATCAACCGTCCAGCGCGAGTTGACGATCGACCTGTTGAGATAACAAACAATGCAGGATGTACTATGTTCCCTGAAATTGGAAAAGCTTCGGGGGCTGTATCACATTTTGCACTAACCCCAATGGAAATAGATCAGGCACATCGTCATGTGCTAGTCAACTGCGAGGCCGTCGCTCCATTTATTGAGTAAGTATGCACATGTAATCATTAAGCACGATTATAACCAATTTCAAACACTCGGTCGTTGGACTAATTTCTTGTTATGTCATAAAGTAAATTTAGGTCAGAAACCAAGCGAAAGTTACGGGATCAAACGAGGTCGCACTCTAAGATAGACCGTGTTGTGCATACAGAATTTTCTCGGCGGTTCAAGCGTGAGGTTCGTAGAAATTTAACCTGACCAACTTATTCGTTTTCTAGAATTATAAATtgtaaattcaaattttttatggtGCAAGGTTCCAATGGACAGTACTGTACATTCGAAAGAAATGAAAATGCTGGCATGTGGTCCCATGCTTCAGGCAAGACGGTTTGGGGCATACAACGTCAATGGATACAAGTTTAGAACTATCACAAAGGAAGACGGGCTGAAAACACAAAATAGTGGAGTTTATGTCTCATCAAATACAAGAAGTTATGCTAGCATGCGTGACAACAGAGTGGCTGTTGGTATTGTTCCATATTATGGAAAAATTGTGGACATAATCGAACTAAACTACAGCTGTCATTTCACAGTGGTTTTGTTCAAATGTATTTGGGCTGATACAACTACGAGCAGAGGAATCAAAGAAGACCATCTGGGCCTTACCAGCGTTAGTTTCGCTCGTCCAATTCACACCGGTGATCGAGAAGAGGATGAACCGTACATATTGGCATCAGAAGCTCAGCTCGTGTACTATGTACATGATGAAGTAGAACAAGAATGGAGTGTATTGGTTCATGTAAAACCATGAGACTTGTATGACATGGGAGGAGAAAATGAGGATGTTGAAGCGACTTTTTCTCCTCAGCGCGGGTTGAACATGTCAGCAGCAGGTGACATCAGTGATTTacagttgagaatgatgatataGAAGACCCAGTAGCAGATGTTTCTGATAACATAGATTATGTGCCATAGTGAAAATATGACAAAACATGTGCAGCATTTTTAGAGTATCTGTGTGTTTTTGATAAGATTAACAGTGTTTATGATGTACGCAATTTGCTGGTTACAATACTatatgtgtttttttatttgaatgaaGTTTTCATTACAAGTTGATTTTCATGAATGCCACCTGTGTCTCATTTTTTCCAATGATTTTTGCTTTCAAAATTTAGTTGTCAAGACTTTGTTGTTCTCATCatcattgtttttgttcttaatcTCCAATAAAGAAAATTATGACATCGAGTAAATTATCTTGAATTACAATGTTATTATCATTGACAAATATAGTTAATATTAAATGGTGTTGTAACAGGAGAAATGAAAACGGAAGATTTCTCATCATGCTGTGCAAGCACAACATTTGCTAACAAAATGGCATTGGCCTCTCCATTCTCTTCATTGGAACATGCAATTACGGTTGCCAGAGACATATGGTCACGTAAGTTGAATGTTAGGTCTTGGGTGGAGGCTTTATCGGGTCGATCTTGTTCTAATGAATATTTGGAAATGGCGAATGAAGCTACTGTGCAGGTATGTTCATTAGCTGTAATATTAAACACTTGAGTTAaacattatttgaaaaataaaacttttaacttgCTATATGCTTATGACATTTATCCAGTGATAGTTGTTTCGTTCATGCCAAAATTTGTAGGAACTTCATGAATGGGGATCAAGGTACgaggagaaatttggatatgTTTTTGTGACATTTGTAGCTGGTAGGACATCTGAAGACATACTTGCTGAATTAAAGGTATTTCAATAAATTTCTAGCACAGAAAGTGAATTACAGAGACACAATGTGCTTTACAAAATAGACCATCTACTATACATTTTATTATGGTGCAGATGCGCTTTAATAACTCGCATGGTGTTGAGTTGGAGATTGCTTCAAAAGAGGAATTGAAGTATATAGAATGTGCTATTAGAGAGCTTCTTTCCAAGAAATCTGTCCAAACTACTGACGAAGGAGAgggtaataattaattttgtatttgttaattttgaaagTCCTCTTTCCAtaattccaaaaaattttttcctTAATAACTAGAATGACTAGGAAGTATTCATTATCTTTTAAGTAGATTAATATGTTGTTGGTTGCA encodes the following:
- the LOC107463919 gene encoding uncharacterized protein LOC107463919, whose protein sequence is MPPGGEETTTGDPVEDDDLELPYLYDGRSREAQDFHDLLADGAEELYPGCLKYSKLSFLVKLYHIKCMCGVSDKAMAMILDLLRDAFEQAKLPSTFYEAKKTIRKLGIEYKKVDACPNDCMLYRGDDEDATKCKQCGTSRWKQKIRKGSVTKLKIPVRKNGKPLPAKTLRYFPLIPRLQRLFMCSKTSTDMVWHKESDNNDGYLRHPRDAEAWKEFDAKYQCFSNDPRNVRLALASDGFNPFGNMSTKYSIWPVILIPYNLPPWLCMKQTSFILSMIIPGPKMPGNDIDVYLEPLVDELKQLWDGVKTYDANKRTTFNMRAALMWTISDFPGLENLSGWNTYSGLACPNCNVDAKPQRLTFSRKWCYMGHRRFLPQSHKYRLDRSRFDGQAESRNPPKKYSGIDILQQQCNMQVTFGKNSTLTAKRRRISEDADQDDSY
- the LOC107463920 gene encoding uncharacterized protein LOC107463920 encodes the protein MPRKARYTVSDATGFVAGPNSQTHASPQTDGTHDTGEETSSAQQRARAPPPPRSGNGARQSRVNAVPFRPPRNETRMASSSDVGDARAPATNRKHPPDSHEGVDDHSEDEDYNPEADEIDSFDDHLDNMFAAHEVEHQENGMISSMELTVREALALHPRKKIVLHHNRELQQVGQAAGLLSGFLGTLGSDFQQLPICAKSWKTMSKASKEHAYDQVKRVFHYEDDKRGWIKRGILQRIGNCWRNSRNHLFHKVYDEELTFEQNIKRKPPGIEANHWKKFLQYRLDDDTKDKCRKNAVNRSKQQYTHTGGSKTMARKRHEEEAIELIESQDPSSKEFSQNDSLAQVLGKEHPGRVRGLGIGTCPSRCFRNIPEQSDYGVQIEEYQMEIVKLKAEAAELKAEAAELRAAAAAAEAKRQRMETEAAEGKAKIQTMGDLLTYVIQQQGGNLPPEIAAGLDYLRSAPTSSHAR